Within the Sarcophilus harrisii chromosome 2, mSarHar1.11, whole genome shotgun sequence genome, the region AAGTTTCACATGAGTGGCACAAAACATGCTCATAGGTACAACACAAAAGATGGATGATTTCTGAATATCAGCTCTTGTTAATAAGATCATTTAAGAAGTCTGGAGATATCTAAACTATTGATTAACATAGGACTTCAAAATAAATACTGCAGAAGCAAACATGTTATGAAAGGCTGGCACTGGACCGCAGACTGTACTTTGTAAATAGTTGTGAAAACCTTTGGTTTGTGTAGGGGGGGCCTCACCATTCCGACATGTTCTCATCAGAGCCCTGTTTTTGTTCATCACCTTCACACTCCATCCTCTCCTTCCTGACCGATTTGGTAAGGAAAGTCCTGTTTTCTGTGGGCTCACACAACCCATGGCCTGATGAAGTCCAGGGAGCGTTCTCCTTCCAACGTGACAACCGCTGCTTCTTGGCAGACTTGAACCTGCAGTTTCTTTCATAGCTCCAATCTGACACCTTTAGTTTTTGTTGGAGGCTGGCAGCCACTTCTGAGGTCACTCGCTTCACCTTCCTCCTCCGCCGCAATGGTCTACAGGGCGCATTCTCAGTAAAGGAGTCTGACTCATGCCAAGTATGCTGCTTGCTCTTCAGGGTGGCACTGAGAGCCGGGTGTCGCTTGGCCACCATTGTGTCATCAGAGTCACTGAAGTTAGTGACTGTGGCCGCTTCCCGACAGTCTTTCAGAGCCTCATCCAAGCTGGATTCCGAGGCCTCGCTATAGCAGCAGGTATGCTCAGCTAAGTGGGTGAAATCAGAACGCCGCTTCCGACCCCTCCGCTTTCGAAGTTGTCGTCTCTGCTGTCGGGGGCTCAGAGCCATCTCCTCCCACAGCTCATCTAGTTTATTTTGCTCAGATGTCTGCTCTAGGGCTGAGGCCAAATCATGTACCAGCTCATCCATGAAGCCCCGTCTGCCAAAATACAAGcgtttaaaaacaaaattaagaattaagTGAAGCAGATAGAATTATATACCATATTGCCATGCCATATACTCATATGCCACTAGTAACTTCTGGCACTGTAAACATATCCTACCTAAGAgttgaaaatagagaaggaaGTCACCTTTCATTAAAATGCACTCCAATTCCTTTTCTAAAGTCTTTGCTCTCCAcaaaaaatcttctaaaaatgTAGTTGATACATACTCTATGCCAAAAGAATGtatgtttttataaaaaagaactacaaagtttcacataaaataagagaaaacatgatgaaatagaaatacagtagatttggagtcagaagacttgctgatttcttttgtaaaataggatCTTTTGTGAGGACAATTAATATtatctgtattatatatatatatatatgtatatatatatatatatatatatataaaattattataatctgGCAACTCATGAAAGAGCAAATTGCTCAATATTAGCACCTAAAACAGttcagtacaaaaaaaaaaaaaaatccacttaacACCTCCAGTCCTTTAAGAATACTTAAAAGGAATTGAATAATTGCCaacatttaattttctccctAAAGATGCTGGCATCCTTTCAAATTACAAGTCTtgttgctaccaaaaaaaaaaaaaacctatataccaacaaacaaaaaccaagctAAGCATAAAACTGATGGTATTgaatttttggtttaaaaattcTGGCTAATTGGttttctggactttttttttattcacactgactcaaaacaaaagagattgaatttgaaatttCACACTTGCTTAAACTAGAAATTGTATTGTAAAACTACTTCActttcaaatttttcatgatGAAGGGAAGGGATAAAATCTGTTTTCAAAAAAACTAATTTCTGATAAGTTTTCAACAAAACAACTACAACACTTCTCCAAAGTGTAGAAAGTTGGGGTGGGTGTACGGACTAAATATCAACCACTATCCCTTGTAAAAGAGAGGCCTTGAACCAAGAAAAAAGAGgtatttttaatgtattcttgTTCCTTATTAAgcacatttgcaaaaaaaaaaaaaaaaaaagtcttcaccACTGTTTAAAGTTTTGTGGTTACCAGTCaatatttcccatagttctcaaATGTATCTGTGACCACATCAATTTGAATATTTCCCTCCAAGTCATTCATGCCAGCCCAACCTATGTAATTCTTGTTTATAGTCTCCAACTATGATCCCCAAAGAAAGCCAACTCAAGTGCTAGAGGGCCTTCCTTGATTTCTCCTATCCTCACAAAAAAACTTACGCTATTTTCCCTTACTTTCAAAATCCCTTACTTTTCTAAAGTCTTTGCTCTCCAcaaaaaatcttctaaaaatgTGGTTGACACATACTCTATGCCAAAAGAATGCATGTTTTTATAAAAAGGAACTACAAAGTTTcacataaaataagagaaaacatgataaaatagaaatacagtagatttggagtcagaagacttgctgatttcttttgtaaaataggatCTTTTGTGAGGACAATTAATATTAtctgtattatatgtatatatataaaattattataatctgGCAACTCATGAAAGAGTTGtgttataatttcttctttttcaattataCGTTTTCCTAATGCAATTCATGAAACAAAGTATTCTGTTATCATTTTATGGTTACAATGGCTTTTCAATCATTCCATTTTCACCATGTAGTCAAGGCAGCAAATTCTAAGTAGAATGTCATCTACTATAGCAACTTGTAGAAGATGCAAAGATGTAAGTAATTACCAAGATGATGTTTCTTTGACATAGAATTCAACTCATCAAAATGCTAGAATGACATTTCAcctaaaaaatattaaagtagcTGAAAACCACTGCTGTCCTCAAgtccaaaaaaagataaaggaggtAGGTGATCCTATAACCTCACCAATCCTAGAAAAAGTTCATTGCTCTAAAATCTCAGACTTACTAATTGTGAAAACTTCAACGCACATACTAAGTCAAAATGGAAAGgtttaatgtatttaataataataatacacatacacacacattcctaGTGGAAATGTCTCTCCTCCCTCAAATACACTATCGCTCAAACAGGTGATGCTTCAAAAGGATTTCCAGCCTCAAACCCCTCCAGTTGCAAGTGCACTGAAGTCCACGCAGGCGCGCATAATGGAACAGAGGAAACATCCCTGTTCAAAGTTAAAAACTGAAACTAATGGACATAAGTGGGGGGGAGAGGCGGGGGATGCTGGTGAAAAGGAAGATCCTGATCTTCCCAAGCCAGACCCAAGGAGGTGCGGGGCTCACTCGTGCTCAAAGGCTCCTCTCAGTCCAGGCTATTAGCCAGCACTGACAGACAGGACCCCGGATAATCAGTCTCATCTCCCATCCTCCCCCGGAGCGCAGAACGGGGGTGGCTGCGGGCACTGAATTTCAACCCcttatcttggggaagggaggcCCCGTGCCACGGAACCTCGGGacggggaggaggagggagagaggaaagagataggAAGCGGAaaacaggaggaggaagaacagaaggaggaggagggaaggaaaatgaagtgAGGAGATAGGAGGAGGCggagggaaaggagaagcaaCAAGGCAAAAGGCGTTGCCTAGGAGACAGGGCCCCGGGGCCCCAGTCGCGGCCGGGCTGCGGGAGAAGGCCTCGGACCGCAGACAGCCGAGGCCCAACCCTCGGCCTCGGGTCCCTGCCTCCCTCCCGGGGCCCgcccaccaccactactaccgcACACCTAGGAGCTGCCTCCCATGATTTTCGCCATGGTCCCCCTACAGTCCACGTTCCAGATGGAGAAAGAGACGCCGAGGACCGGCAGGACCCGGGGGCCCAGGCTCCCGCCCACCTCCCACTCACCAGCTGCCGCAGCCCCGGTCAGCGGCCACCGCAGTTTGGGCCCCGTCTCTCCGCGGGGGGCTCCCTCTGTGACCTCATTTCCGGTCCTGACCAGAGGCGGGGAGGAGCAGGAAGGCCCAAGAAACCCcgccttcctcccctcccccaagctcCAGCCCCGCCCGAGCGCTACCTCCGGACCGCTCAGCGCACGAGGAGACCCGCGGGGGCCTCCGAAGGGAAAAGGGAGCCTGTGGGCTCCGCcccgggggcggggcggggcggccGCCGAGCGCCTAGGCACGCCCCCCGAAGCCTCTGGCCTCTCAGAGCGTGGATAGGTCCCCTGTTAGCACCCTCTGAAATCTGGGAGGCACCAGGAAGTTACCAGTTTCTTCAAACGTTGGAGCCTTCCTCCCCCTTGTTTTAAGGAAACCACGTCCGGCTCGATAGTTGTGGCaccagagtttaagtgacttgcccaggagctCCCAGTCCATATATATGACCTGAGACGTTTAATAGCTAGGTTagcctctttgcctcagtttcttttgagaACCACTAAAGGACCTTTTAGAGATCTCTTATTCCTccaaaaataataacagtaataataactttttttatgtTCCCTTTGAGTAAGACTAGAATCATGGATCTAGAGTGAAAATGGTTTAAATcagttaacatatataaaatactttgtaaaacttatttttttaaataattataactttttattgacagaacccatgccagggtaattttttacaacattatcccttgcactcacttctgttcctgcttttcccctccctctctccctccaccccctcccccagatggcaagtagtcctatacatgttaaatatgttatagtatatcctagatacaatatatgtgtgcagaactgaacagttctcttattgcacaggcagagttggattcagaaggtaaaaataacccgggaagaaaaaaaacaaacatgcaaacagtttacactcatttcccagtgtaaaccttaaatattatataaatgcaaggACTCAGAGACCATCTGTActccaacttcttaaactatagTTCCTGACCCCACATGGGGTTTTATCATtgaatgtggaggtcacaaaactaagattttcatttttgcatacctattttatatgcctatttacctaaagtcacataaaaatttctcaggccaAAATTGGTTAtgagtagaaaaaagtttaagaagccttgatctatacaagtcccctcattttatagaagagaaaacagaaggtCCCAAGATGGTTAAATGACACCGACAGAATCCTGCTTCTTAACTAGAGCAAATCACTTTAGCCTCTCttcttcacttttgtctttgtaaaacagacaaatagttataataataactattccCTCAAATgagttttatatatgttaagtCCTTATGGCAAAGAAAAGGCTTGCTCAGAGTAAATCTCCACTATATATCAGAGATGATTATTGTCTATAAAGATTGCAAAACatcttacaaatatctcattttatcttcctgaTAACCCtagaaaatagatgctattatccccattttacagatggaaaaacttaGCTGAAAGTTCAGTaatcatttatgaagtgcctgTTGGCACCAGATacaaaaagagaggcaaaagacagccctAACAGGGTTTACAATTATAATAGACTTCTAAGCACACAAAACTGGTTATGTGACCCAGGGCAGTTAACTAAAACTCTCAGTGACTCAACTCTCTGAAGTTCATAAATGGAAGGACATTCCTCACATCTatgaattttgtttataaaatcacaaatctataTCCAGAAGCGACCTCACTAGCCATGTAATAGGAAATCCTCAttttcaggtgaaaaaactgaggtctcAAAAGGTAAAGAgttttgcccaagattacacagtagtgtcagagttgggatttgaacctaaatcTTCTGAAAAAATATTGCTCTCTCCACTGTTGTAATACAGCAGTA harbors:
- the GPATCH2L gene encoding G patch domain-containing protein 2-like isoform X4 — its product is MDELVHDLASALEQTSEQNKLDELWEEMALSPRQQRRQLRKRRGRKRRSDFTHLAEHTCCYSEASESSLDEALKDCREAATVTNFSDSDDTMVAKRHPALSATLKSKQHTWHESDSFTENAPCRPLRRRRKVKRVTSEVAASLQQKLKVSDWSYERNCRFKSAKKQRLSRWKENAPWTSSGHGLCEPTENRTFLTKSVRKERMECEGDEQKQGSDENMSECETSSVCSSSDAGLFTNDEGRQGDDEQSDWFYEGECVSGFTVPNLLPKWAPDHRSEVERMDAGLDKLSDSTFLLPSRPAQRGFHSRLNRLPGAAARCLRKGRRRLVGKETSMSTLGTERVGHIISDPRQKEKNKALASDFPHIPACSHEFNPLSPLYSLDVLADASHRRCLPAHCSARDNKESLKIFEERMT
- the GPATCH2L gene encoding G patch domain-containing protein 2-like isoform X5, whose amino-acid sequence is MDELVHDLASALEQTSEQNKLDELWEEMALSPRQQRRQLRKRRGRKRRSDFTHLAEHTCCYSEASESSLDEALKDCREAATVTNFSDSDDTMVAKRHPALSATLKSKQHTWHESDSFTENAPCRPLRRRRKVKRVTSEVAASLQQKLKVSDWSYERNCRFKSAKKQRLSRWKENAPWTSSGHGLCEPTENRTFLTKSVRKERMECEGDEQKQGSDENMSECETSSVCSSSDAGLFTNDEGRQGDDEQSDWFYEGECVSGFTVPNLLPKWAPDHRSEVERMDAGLDKLSDSTFLLPSRPAQRGFHSRLNRLPGAAARCLRKGRRRLVGKKEQSIGF